The Malus domestica chromosome 10, GDT2T_hap1 nucleotide sequence AGTCCTCATAGGTCCTAAAAATGAGAACCTTAGGAGAGCAAGATTGTTTATAAATTTATGGATTTtaatggagtttaattgatttctaGAGATTTTAAGTAAAATTTGGAGTGAATTCCCTCAAATTCTCAGAGGGAGAAACAAAATTTgtgaatgcttaaaatacacatgaaatctctcaaattcactcgaatttctcaaaattttaaaatgaatttGGTTCTTATGGTTTTGTCTCTAATACTAATATTTTTAGtaattaagttaaaaaaaagtCTAAAAGTGGTGTGCTAAAGTGCATATAAGATTGGGCACTACGTGTTGATTGCTTCCATGGTTgagtctattttttttttatccacaCTTTTTGATTTGTGGCCACCTTCACTAGTCCATATAattaacttgaaaattacagaAGCTGAAGCTGAAGTGTAAGTGTACAACAATACTAAGGTTGTAACTAAAGCTAAATGAAAATTACAACAGGAAAGGGATTCGACTGTGAAAAGGAGTACTCCTGAACCAAATGGAGATGGGGACTGACATTTCTCTTTCCGACGTTCGTGGTCGGAAAGATGAGATCTGATTTGCTTTGATGCTTTATGTCATTGTTAAGCTTTGATTGATGCCTTATGTCATTGTCTAGCCGACAAACTGATTAGTTTATGATCTTATATATCATGGCAAAACTATCATATCAATTATGAGTTTTTCTTGTTTACATGGATAGTCATGTATGATGAgagagataaaaataaaaaggtacGAAACAATAGATATGAGATCTTTTTTCCCACTATACATAGAGCAGATTCTCTCTTATATTACAAAGAAGATTTACTAAGCACTTACAGATAGCGTTTTACCGCAGTGACGAAAAGCAATCGTGTCTATGCACCTTGGTGTGAGTTCATTCCTCACCGATTCTCCTCTTCTCTAACAACTAACTATTTAACCAACTAACGCTGtaactttattaaaaaaaattatggaggACAATAAAATATAAGGATATACAATATGGGTGGTACtatccacacactcattttaccttttatacactccttgttaatttctatccatTGATCATCTTCAATTAATTGGATTTGACGGCCGAAAATTGAGAGATATGtggaagagaaataaaagtGTGAATAGCATCACCCTAAAAAATATCTAGTATTACAACATATATCATTATCGGACTTGTAAAATTTCAACTACACAATTCCTCATCTTCGTAGAATATGCCCCTGAAATTGGTAATGAAGTTGCACATGAGATACCAATTAAGCAAGTAGCAATACAGGAAGAATCATCTTTGTGGATTGCAAAAAGTTGCAATCATTTATAGAAGATACCAGTTAATTAGCACCTTCTGTGAAAGCAACAACTCACACGTCCACGTTCATCCGCCCTAATAAAATAGATTCGGCTTCTCCGTCGTtatcaaccaaacaaaaaaaactttggTTAGATCTGTTTCTTGGTTCTCTCTCGAGCTAATTAGCTATGGCCTCCGTCCGTCCCTCCCTCCCATTTATGTATCTATTTTTCGAGTGAACTAACCCACCCTAACTTTCTCAGCATTACAAgaaacaatttttaattttgaagatAGACACAAGAAAGAATTCAACAACCCTACATCTTATAtggtacatacatacatatagagGTGGCAATCAACCCATCGGTTTGTTAACATTTAGTTTGAATTCACTTTacatcatcaccaccaccaccaatttCACCCTTATATTTTGGTGATATCAAATTAAATGGGTCTTATCGGGTACGCATGTAACAACTCAATAGATTGATTTGTCACCTCTACATACTTACATATATATGTACCCTTCTGGTTTCTTGCTTATGAAGCATTAAAGAAGTGCTCAGATGTTTCTAAAGTGCATTAAAATGACAATATAAGTATGGGACAAATATACTAAGAAGGAAttcaaggaaaaaggaaaattctTAATGAATAGCTAGATACACATtggtacaaatatatatatatatatatatattcatactaAACTAAAAAGTCCAAAGCATTTACATATTATTGACAGATgaacgaaaaagaaaagaaaaaaaaaagttgaagaaagaaggcatcaaaattttgaaagatCTCTACTTAACTctctttgatatatatatatatatgtatgtatgtatggaaCTATAATTTCTAGATTTAAGTGAAGGTTGTAGCTGTTGATTGAAGCCTAATTTGTCTGTTAAACCTCTGAATAAACTCTTCGGCTCTTTTGTTTAGTTCTTCGTTAGACATGGTCGAAAATTCATTGTCTTCATCAGCAGTTGGTTTGTGCTTCTGATAAGTCGTCTCTGACCTCCTTAGAGTGTTCTTCCTCTCATTGTTGATCACTCCTCTTTTCGCTTTCTCAGACTTACTTCGCCGATAAGTTTTTTCCCGAACATTTTCTCTTCCAGTGCTACAACTTTTATTCTGACCATTATCGCCTTTCAACACGTGGACTACCCTCTTTTCTTGGACGATTTCTGTATTTTGAGGTACGAGGAGTACttcttcattctttgttttcctaTTGTTTCCCGCCTCTAATTGCTTAGGACTGCTTTTGTTGACAATTTGAGGGTATTGAGAAACAAATGAGGAAGCACTACGAGCTGCTTGGCTATGCATCATGTACTCTTGGTAAAAATAGTCTTGTTGGTCTTTGGAGGCCGAAGAGAATGCGCCACAGTCGACAGCGATAATGAGGATGAGGGTGTTGGATATGGCAAACCAGAACTTGGAGTTGTTGAAGACAGTTGAGAGGGAGATGTTGAAGATATAGAAGATGCAAATGTAAATTAgtatagagaagaaaaaggCCAAGATGGATATCCCTTTAGCTTTGTGAGGATAATATTCTCTGGATTTGTAGGGTTTCGCTAAATCTTGCACTAGATTTTGTTGAAGTTTGGCCATCTTATGTGGGAGAGAGAAGAAGCGGCAGTGCTTGAGATGCTTGTGGGGCGAAATGTGGGTTTTTATATTTGGTTGGTAAAAGAAGTTCCAAATGAAGGGGTTTTAATACTGTGAGATTAGGGCACTGCCGGAtatttgatcaataattaagacACTTCAATTATTAGAGATGTCACCTTGGCTTTCTAGTGATTTACCAGGTATGCCCCCAGGGTTCCGAATTGGGCTTGGCGTAGGAATATTGGCTGCTTCCATAAATAGCCAAAATAATGGAAAATTCTGCatttttatatactttttttttgccGGATAAAAGTGAAAATAACAATTGGATTTGTATTTGTATAACCATTTGGATAAGTGAACCTTAATtgaga carries:
- the LOC103435140 gene encoding uncharacterized protein — encoded protein: MAKLQQNLVQDLAKPYKSREYYPHKAKGISILAFFFSILIYICIFYIFNISLSTVFNNSKFWFAISNTLILIIAVDCGAFSSASKDQQDYFYQEYMMHSQAARSASSFVSQYPQIVNKSSPKQLEAGNNRKTKNEEVLLVPQNTEIVQEKRVVHVLKGDNGQNKSCSTGRENVREKTYRRSKSEKAKRGVINNERKNTLRRSETTYQKHKPTADEDNEFSTMSNEELNKRAEEFIQRFNRQIRLQSTATTFT